A genome region from Alphaproteobacteria bacterium includes the following:
- a CDS encoding DUF484 family protein, translating into MSAAAKDLTDEDVIAYLRKKKDFFRDNPELLEELSAPGQDRGRGVVDFQQVLVERLKSDKSNAHKVQKELIETFRANMSNQSRIQTAVLVVLEAETFEEFVETITQDLPVLLDVDTITLVIEATSKEVPFVNVAGMRFVKPGFVRSWLGDGDALLQPNINGHEEIFGPGAGLVKSHALLRLEISTNTPAGIIAFGSRNPDAFSPDQAIDQVGFLAQVVERCFRIWLDVNV; encoded by the coding sequence ATGTCGGCTGCCGCGAAAGACCTGACCGACGAAGACGTCATCGCTTACCTGCGCAAGAAAAAAGACTTCTTCCGCGATAACCCCGAATTGCTGGAGGAACTCTCCGCACCCGGGCAGGATCGCGGGCGCGGCGTGGTCGATTTCCAGCAGGTGCTGGTCGAACGCCTGAAATCGGACAAGTCCAACGCGCATAAGGTGCAGAAGGAACTGATCGAAACCTTCCGCGCCAACATGAGCAACCAGAGCCGCATCCAGACCGCCGTGCTGGTGGTGCTGGAGGCGGAGACGTTCGAGGAATTCGTCGAAACCATCACGCAGGACCTGCCGGTGCTGCTGGATGTGGATACCATTACGCTGGTGATCGAGGCGACGTCGAAAGAAGTTCCCTTCGTCAATGTCGCGGGCATGCGTTTCGTGAAGCCCGGCTTCGTGCGCAGCTGGCTGGGCGACGGTGACGCGCTGTTGCAGCCGAACATCAACGGCCACGAAGAAATCTTCGGCCCCGGCGCGGGACTGGTCAAAAGCCACGCCCTGCTGCGCCTTGAAATCAGCACGAACACCCCTGCCGGCATCATCGCCTTCGGATCAAGAAACCCCGACGCGTTTTCGCCCGATCAGGCGATCGACCAGGTCGGCTTCCTGGCGCAGGTGGTGGAGCGCTGTTTCCGCATCTGGCTGGATGTGAACGTTTAA
- the fsa gene encoding fructose-6-phosphate aldolase: protein MKFFVDTGDIAEIKDLASTGLLDGVTTNPTLIAQSGKNFLKLIAEICEVVQGPVSAEVAATDYATMLKEGQKLAKIAKNVAVKVPLTPDGLKVCKALSDNGTQVNVTLCFSSAQAILAAKAGATFISPFVGRLDDVGQDGTQLIKDIVQIYKQYPNFKTEVLVASIRHPIHLVDAAKVGAHVATIPPKVIRQLYAHPLTDKGLAAFVADWAKTGQTILDAA from the coding sequence ATGAAATTCTTCGTCGATACCGGCGATATCGCTGAAATCAAGGACTTGGCATCGACCGGCCTGCTGGACGGCGTGACCACCAACCCGACCCTGATCGCGCAATCGGGCAAGAACTTCCTGAAACTGATCGCCGAAATCTGCGAAGTTGTGCAGGGCCCCGTTTCCGCCGAAGTCGCCGCCACCGATTACGCGACGATGCTGAAGGAAGGCCAGAAACTCGCCAAGATCGCGAAGAACGTCGCGGTCAAAGTGCCGCTGACGCCCGACGGTTTGAAAGTCTGCAAGGCGCTGTCGGATAACGGCACGCAAGTGAACGTGACGCTCTGCTTCTCCTCCGCGCAAGCGATCCTTGCCGCCAAAGCCGGCGCGACATTTATCTCGCCCTTTGTCGGCCGCCTCGATGACGTTGGTCAGGACGGCACGCAGCTGATCAAGGACATCGTGCAGATTTACAAGCAATACCCGAATTTCAAGACCGAAGTGCTGGTCGCATCCATCCGTCACCCGATCCATCTGGTCGATGCGGCGAAAGTGGGCGCGCATGTGGCGACCATTCCGCCGAAAGTGATCCGCCAGCTCTACGCGCATCCGCTGACCGACAAGGGCCTTGCGGCATTCGTCGCCGACTGGGCGAAAACCGGCCAGACCATTCTGGATGCCGCGTAA